A genomic window from Candidatus Kouleothrix ribensis includes:
- a CDS encoding protein kinase, with translation MRCPTCQHDNPDDQSFCAECGRRLAGPIADRSTPATGALPQQTLLQDRYLITGRLGQGGMGAVYRAADRRLSTVTWAIKEMSQSAITGPLEQQQARAAFLHEAEMLAGLNHPNLPRVTDHFEQDGKAYLVMEYVPGETLLSLLLREGLPQPPARALEWFGQLCDVLSYLHRQHPPIIFRDLKPANIMLTPGGQLKLIDFGIARLFKPGQAKDTQAFGTVGYSAPEQYGRGQTDARSDVYALGVLMHQLLTGYDPTLTPFRLPPAHQANPAIPPALSDALARATDSDPDRRFADLHAFQQAVLGAAGPAAAQAPALPPASVAYARPISEHYLQPGSQPVDLPGTQPYGSGLAQATSTGLANSSRWVGGISAAAMGLALLMVGGAAAQGNTSSALAGIGYIMAFAPLVGAPVGVILGILALVQPQTAKSLNGRRHAIIGIAAGLAALLLCCAIGILAGSFNATKG, from the coding sequence ATGCGTTGCCCAACATGCCAACACGACAACCCAGATGACCAGTCGTTCTGCGCCGAGTGCGGGCGCCGCCTGGCGGGGCCTATCGCCGACCGATCTACGCCGGCCACTGGCGCGCTGCCGCAGCAGACGCTGCTGCAAGATCGCTACCTGATCACCGGCCGGCTTGGCCAGGGCGGCATGGGCGCGGTGTATCGTGCCGCCGACCGCCGGCTCAGCACGGTGACCTGGGCGATCAAGGAGATGAGCCAGTCGGCGATCACTGGCCCGCTCGAGCAGCAGCAGGCCCGCGCTGCGTTCCTGCACGAGGCCGAGATGCTGGCCGGACTCAACCATCCGAATTTGCCGCGCGTCACCGACCATTTCGAGCAGGATGGTAAGGCCTACCTGGTGATGGAGTATGTGCCGGGCGAGACGCTGCTGAGCCTTCTACTGCGCGAGGGCCTGCCCCAGCCGCCGGCGCGCGCGCTCGAGTGGTTCGGCCAGCTCTGCGATGTGCTTAGCTACCTGCACCGCCAGCACCCGCCGATCATCTTTCGCGACCTGAAGCCGGCTAATATTATGCTCACACCCGGCGGCCAGCTCAAGCTGATCGATTTCGGCATCGCGCGGCTGTTCAAGCCGGGCCAGGCCAAAGATACCCAGGCCTTCGGCACGGTGGGCTACAGCGCGCCCGAGCAGTATGGCCGCGGCCAGACCGACGCGCGCTCGGATGTGTATGCGCTGGGCGTGCTGATGCACCAGCTGCTCACCGGCTACGACCCAACGCTGACGCCGTTTCGGCTGCCGCCGGCGCACCAGGCGAACCCTGCCATACCGCCCGCGCTCTCCGACGCACTTGCGCGCGCAACCGACAGCGACCCCGACCGGCGCTTTGCCGATCTGCACGCGTTCCAGCAGGCGGTGCTCGGCGCGGCCGGGCCGGCCGCCGCGCAGGCGCCTGCACTGCCGCCGGCCAGCGTGGCATATGCACGCCCGATCTCCGAGCACTATCTGCAGCCCGGCTCGCAGCCGGTCGATCTGCCCGGCACCCAGCCGTACGGCAGCGGGCTAGCCCAGGCCACCTCGACCGGGCTGGCCAATAGCAGCCGCTGGGTCGGGGGCATCAGCGCCGCAGCCATGGGCCTGGCCCTGCTGATGGTTGGCGGCGCGGCGGCGCAGGGCAACACCAGCAGCGCGCTCGCCGGCATTGGCTACATCATGGCGTTCGCGCCGCTGGTGGGCGCGCCGGTCGGCGTCATCCTGGGCATACTGGCGCTGGTGCAGCCGCAAACCGCCAAGTCGCTGAACGGCCGGCGCCACGCGATCATCGGCATCGCGGCCGGGTTGGCCGCACTGCTGCTGTGCTGCGCGATCGGAATCCTGGCCGGCTCGTTCAATGCAACCAAGGGCTGA
- a CDS encoding VWA domain-containing protein, translating to MADPVTLTCTWGRTPLPAGATPQAAYLLVEAQPGAASEAVPLNFCLVLDRSGSMQGNKLAAMKDATKRLIDTLTPQDVVAIVLFDDTVQVLTPATVAADKDALKAQVDSIEEAGGTAMSGGMQAAQAELLKHASADRVGALLLLTDGQTWGDEDRCRALAKELGQAGVRITALGLGAEWNEKLLDDLADSTGGSSDYIADPAQITGFFQRALRAAQGTVAQDARLLLRLARDVTPRAVYRTTPVITNLGYQPIGQNEVAVRLGNLEAGAAASLVLDLMVPARAAGSFRIAQAELHYTPLGSAAEIVKQDVLLEFSADPAAPQYDPRVMNLVEKVTAFKLQTRALSEAEAGNVAGATQKLRAAATRLLDLGELDLAEKAQQQAAQLEQGQAISAENQKELRYATRRLTQKLEE from the coding sequence ATGGCCGATCCTGTCACCTTAACCTGTACATGGGGCCGTACGCCGCTGCCGGCCGGGGCCACCCCACAGGCCGCCTACCTGCTCGTCGAAGCCCAGCCGGGCGCGGCCAGCGAGGCCGTGCCGCTCAACTTTTGCCTAGTGCTCGACCGCTCGGGCTCGATGCAGGGCAACAAGCTGGCCGCGATGAAAGACGCCACCAAGCGCCTGATCGATACGCTCACGCCCCAGGATGTCGTCGCGATCGTGCTGTTCGACGATACCGTGCAGGTGCTGACACCGGCCACCGTCGCGGCCGATAAAGACGCGCTCAAGGCCCAGGTCGACTCGATCGAAGAGGCCGGCGGCACCGCCATGTCGGGCGGCATGCAGGCGGCCCAGGCCGAGCTGCTCAAGCACGCCAGCGCCGACCGCGTCGGCGCGCTGCTGCTGCTGACCGACGGCCAGACCTGGGGTGACGAAGATCGCTGCCGCGCGCTGGCCAAAGAGCTCGGCCAGGCCGGCGTGCGCATCACCGCGCTGGGCCTGGGTGCCGAGTGGAACGAGAAGCTGCTCGACGACCTGGCCGATTCGACCGGCGGCAGCTCCGACTATATCGCCGACCCGGCCCAGATCACCGGGTTCTTCCAGCGTGCGCTGCGCGCGGCCCAGGGCACGGTGGCGCAAGACGCCCGGCTGCTGCTGCGGCTGGCGCGCGACGTGACGCCACGCGCGGTGTATCGCACCACGCCGGTGATCACCAACCTGGGCTACCAGCCGATCGGCCAGAACGAGGTGGCCGTGCGGCTCGGCAACCTCGAGGCCGGCGCCGCCGCGAGCCTGGTGCTCGATCTGATGGTACCCGCGCGCGCGGCCGGCTCGTTCCGGATCGCCCAGGCCGAGCTACACTACACGCCGCTGGGCAGCGCCGCCGAGATCGTCAAGCAGGATGTGCTGCTCGAATTTAGCGCCGACCCGGCCGCGCCACAGTACGACCCGCGGGTGATGAACCTGGTCGAAAAAGTGACCGCGTTCAAGCTCCAGACCCGCGCGCTCTCCGAGGCCGAGGCCGGCAATGTCGCCGGCGCAACCCAGAAGCTGCGCGCCGCCGCCACGCGGCTGCTCGACCTGGGCGAGCTCGACTTGGCCGAGAAGGCCCAGCAGCAGGCCGCACAGCTCGAGCAGGGCCAGGCGATCAGCGCCGAAAACCAGAAAGAGCTGCGCTACGCAACTCGCAGGCTAACTCAGAAGCTGGAAGAATAA
- a CDS encoding protein phosphatase 2C domain-containing protein — protein MPICPSCSATNRADARFCYQCAAPMQRRSPSPDDHAWLAATLTAGTASSRQASHAEPDHGATAPDPATPDDKGVPMDSTQPPTLDQPSEPFAGRYEVVAQQGQQVEVIDRQPWKRCWACGAISNEPGELFCTDCGANLEGRHYTGQLAGGEPAGLALVTSVTDAAIRDVLPPIWDQLRASDDDDAATLTLVADSGRAPVGVPLDELQALFIGRGLARLLDRLHQAGLALGPLAASDIELTAAGTPRLRAVNGLRRIAADDAAARSDDLRGLAGLLEALTATERKTRRLTEENATEIIEMPGLGDVLRELRTSTIGDAATLAERLDDLIAERTQPAPLWARIGATSHEGMVRELDEDSLLTLDLRTVQENKGKSWGLFIVADGMGGHAAGEVASGLAIRGATEVVLSAYLTPTLDADAPYDEAQLKEIVRKAIAQGNQYVLNEARARGNDMGTTITMALTAGDRAVIGNVGDSRTYLFRDGQLRRISKDHSLVMRLVDLGQISEDDIYTHPQRNAVLRSLGDKPDVEIDTFSIRIKPGDALMLCSDGQWEMTRDPQMAEIIQRHDDPQAACDALIAAGNVNGGEDNITAVLVRFEKYGD, from the coding sequence ATGCCGATCTGCCCATCCTGCAGCGCCACCAACCGGGCCGACGCGCGCTTCTGCTACCAGTGCGCGGCGCCCATGCAGCGGCGCAGCCCATCGCCCGACGACCACGCCTGGCTGGCCGCAACTCTCACCGCCGGCACAGCGTCTTCTAGGCAGGCAAGCCACGCCGAGCCCGATCACGGCGCCACGGCGCCAGATCCGGCAACGCCTGATGATAAAGGAGTACCCATGGATTCGACCCAGCCGCCGACCCTCGACCAGCCGAGCGAGCCGTTCGCCGGGCGCTACGAAGTCGTCGCACAGCAGGGCCAGCAGGTCGAGGTGATCGATCGCCAGCCCTGGAAGCGCTGCTGGGCCTGCGGGGCGATCTCCAACGAGCCGGGCGAACTGTTCTGTACCGACTGCGGCGCAAACCTCGAGGGCCGCCACTACACCGGCCAGCTGGCCGGCGGCGAGCCAGCCGGCCTCGCGCTGGTCACCAGCGTCACCGATGCGGCCATCCGCGATGTGCTGCCGCCGATCTGGGATCAACTGCGCGCCAGCGACGACGACGACGCGGCCACGCTCACGCTGGTGGCCGACAGCGGCCGCGCCCCGGTGGGAGTGCCGCTCGACGAGCTACAGGCGCTGTTTATCGGCCGCGGGCTGGCGCGCCTGCTCGATCGGCTGCACCAGGCCGGCCTGGCGCTCGGCCCGCTGGCTGCCAGTGATATCGAGCTGACCGCCGCCGGCACCCCGCGCCTGCGCGCAGTGAACGGCCTGCGCCGGATCGCCGCCGACGATGCCGCCGCGCGTAGCGACGACCTGCGCGGCCTGGCCGGGCTGCTCGAGGCGCTCACCGCCACCGAGCGCAAAACTCGCCGGCTCACCGAAGAAAACGCTACCGAGATCATCGAAATGCCCGGCCTGGGCGATGTGCTGCGCGAGCTGCGCACCAGCACGATCGGCGACGCCGCCACGCTGGCCGAGCGCCTCGACGACCTGATCGCCGAGCGTACCCAGCCGGCCCCGCTGTGGGCACGCATCGGCGCCACCTCGCACGAAGGCATGGTGCGCGAGCTCGACGAAGACAGCCTGCTGACGCTCGATCTGCGCACCGTCCAGGAGAACAAGGGCAAATCGTGGGGCCTGTTCATCGTGGCCGACGGCATGGGCGGCCACGCGGCCGGCGAGGTCGCCAGCGGCCTGGCGATCCGCGGCGCCACCGAGGTGGTGCTGAGCGCCTACCTCACGCCCACGCTCGACGCCGACGCGCCCTACGACGAAGCCCAGCTGAAAGAGATCGTGCGCAAGGCGATTGCCCAGGGCAACCAGTATGTGCTCAACGAGGCGCGCGCACGCGGCAACGACATGGGCACGACGATCACCATGGCGCTCACGGCCGGCGACCGCGCGGTGATCGGCAATGTCGGCGACAGCCGCACCTACCTGTTCCGCGATGGCCAGCTGCGCCGGATCAGCAAGGATCACTCGCTGGTGATGCGGCTGGTCGACCTGGGCCAGATCAGCGAGGACGATATCTACACCCACCCGCAGCGCAACGCGGTGCTGCGCTCGCTCGGCGACAAGCCCGATGTCGAGATCGATACCTTCTCGATCCGGATCAAGCCCGGCGACGCACTGATGCTGTGCAGCGACGGCCAGTGGGAGATGACGCGCGACCCGCAGATGGCCGAGATCATCCAGCGCCACGACGACCCGCAGGCCGCCTGCGATGCGCTGATCGCCGCCGGCAATGTCAACGGCGGCGAAGATAATATTACCGCAGTGCTGGTTCGCTTTGAAAAGTATGGAGACTAG
- a CDS encoding zinc ribbon domain-containing protein, which yields MKCPTCGAENDTANRFCEQCGSRIDAAPAGQSAQAALAAQPTAAGPTCPSCGAAVLPGEAFCDECGASLSAVAPTAAAPALNDAPTVMAPPVPAASAATDGQHVACPSCGHQNLPDDRFCDNCGAALGQPAPAAAEPAPAPPTPEPAPAPPTQAAPEPAPAAPAPPPPPTQAEAPTVEQPMLNTAVPDAQAAYQAEQQRLNDEIGRQQKIIEQFEQMQSMFGAATPPAVTQGLADARAAKANAEAALAALPPPAPPVDPAEVARLNDEIGRQQKIIEQFEQMQSMFGAATPPAVTQGLADARAAKANAEAALAALSGAPATAAPAAQPSPPEATAPVPPAAEVPVPPTTPTPPVAAPAEPAPPAVPAPPAIAPAAAPVPRLVFDDGKEVALPTDKREIIVGREDPISGIFPEVDLTPHGGETGGVSRQHARITHADGQWSITDLHSTNYTRVDGARLEPDVPTTIQSGVRLQFGRISMVFQV from the coding sequence ATGAAATGTCCAACGTGCGGGGCCGAGAACGACACGGCTAATCGCTTTTGCGAGCAGTGCGGCTCCCGGATCGACGCCGCCCCAGCCGGCCAGTCGGCCCAGGCCGCCCTGGCCGCACAGCCGACCGCCGCCGGACCAACCTGCCCATCGTGCGGCGCGGCGGTGCTGCCCGGTGAGGCGTTCTGCGATGAGTGCGGCGCATCGCTGAGCGCGGTCGCACCCACCGCTGCCGCACCGGCGCTGAACGATGCGCCAACCGTGATGGCGCCGCCGGTCCCCGCCGCAAGCGCGGCCACCGACGGCCAGCACGTGGCATGCCCATCGTGCGGGCATCAGAACCTGCCCGATGATCGCTTCTGCGATAACTGTGGTGCTGCGCTCGGCCAGCCGGCGCCTGCCGCAGCCGAGCCGGCGCCGGCACCGCCCACGCCCGAGCCAGCGCCGGCACCACCCACCCAGGCCGCGCCTGAGCCGGCGCCGGCCGCGCCCGCACCACCGCCCCCACCGACCCAAGCCGAGGCGCCTACCGTCGAGCAGCCGATGCTCAACACTGCCGTGCCCGATGCGCAGGCGGCCTATCAGGCCGAGCAGCAGCGCCTGAACGACGAGATCGGGCGCCAGCAGAAGATCATCGAGCAGTTCGAGCAGATGCAGTCTATGTTCGGCGCCGCCACGCCCCCCGCCGTCACCCAGGGCCTGGCCGACGCCCGCGCCGCCAAGGCCAACGCCGAAGCCGCGCTGGCCGCGCTCCCGCCGCCCGCGCCGCCGGTCGACCCGGCCGAGGTCGCACGCCTGAACGACGAGATCGGGCGCCAGCAGAAGATCATCGAGCAGTTCGAGCAGATGCAGTCTATGTTCGGCGCCGCCACACCGCCCGCCGTCACCCAGGGCCTGGCCGACGCCCGCGCCGCCAAGGCCAACGCCGAGGCCGCGCTGGCCGCCCTGAGCGGCGCGCCGGCCACGGCTGCGCCAGCGGCCCAGCCCAGCCCACCCGAGGCTACAGCGCCGGTGCCGCCCGCAGCTGAAGTGCCGGTGCCGCCCACCACACCCACACCGCCAGTCGCCGCTCCAGCCGAGCCGGCGCCGCCGGCCGTGCCCGCGCCGCCGGCCATCGCACCAGCTGCAGCGCCAGTGCCGCGGCTGGTGTTCGACGACGGCAAAGAGGTGGCGCTGCCCACCGACAAGCGCGAGATCATCGTCGGCCGCGAGGATCCGATCAGCGGGATCTTCCCCGAGGTCGATCTGACGCCCCACGGCGGCGAGACCGGCGGTGTCAGCCGCCAGCACGCACGCATCACCCACGCCGACGGCCAGTGGTCGATCACCGACCTGCACAGCACCAACTACACCCGCGTCGACGGCGCGCGGCTCGAGCCGGATGTGCCGACGACCATCCAGAGCGGTGTGCGCCTACAGTTTGGGCGTATTTCGATGGTGTTCCAGGTGTAG